The Canis lupus dingo isolate Sandy chromosome 26, ASM325472v2, whole genome shotgun sequence genome has a segment encoding these proteins:
- the NEFH gene encoding neurofilament heavy polypeptide isoform X12, producing MMSFSGADALLGAPFAPLHGGGSLHYALARKGGTRSTAGSSSGFHSWARTSVSSVSASPSRFRGAAATSSTDSLDTLSNGPEGCVVAAAAARSEKEQLQALNDRFAGYIDKVRQLEAHNRSLEGEAAALRQQHAGRAAMGELYEREVREMRGAVLRLGAARGQLRLEQEHLLEDIAHVRQRLDDEARQREEAEAAARALARFAQEAEAARVELQKKAQALQEECGYLRRHHQEEVGELLGQIQGCGAAQAQAQAEARDALKCDVTSALREIRAQLEGHAVQSTLQSEEWFRVRLDRLSEAAKVNTDAMRSAQEEITEYRRQLQARTTELEALKGTKDSLERQRSELEDRHQADIASYQEAIQQLDTELRNTKWEMAAQLREYQDLLNVKMALDIEIAAYRKLLEGEECRIGFGPSPFSLPEGLPKIPSTSTHIKVKSEEKIKVVEKSEKETVILEEQTEEIQVTEEVTEEEEKEAKEEKGEEEEAEEGEEETKSPPAEEAASPEKEEAKSPEKAKSPMKEEAKSPAEAKSPVKEEAKSPAEVKSPEKAKSPMKEEAKSPTEVKSPEKAKSPAKEEAKSPVEAKSPEKAKSPVKEEAKSPEKAKSPVKEEAKSPEKAKSPVKEEAKSPEKAKSPVKEEAKSPEKAKSPVKEEAKSPEKAKSPEKAKSPVKEEAKSPEKAKSPEKAKSPVKEEAKSPEKAKSPEKVKSPVKEETKAPEKEVTKKEEAKSPIKEEEKPQEVKVKEPAKKAEEEKAPATPKTEEKKDSKKDEVPKKEAPKPEVPEKKEPAVEKPKESKVEAKKETEDKKKAVTPEKEVPAKVKEEAKPKEKAEVAKKEQDDAKAKEPSKAAEKEPEKPKKEGTPAAPEKKDVKEEKTPEAKKSEEKPKAEAPAKEEPSKEAPTPGKAKTEKAEKSSSTDQKDSRPAEKATEDKASKGEK from the exons ATGATGAGCTTCAGCGGCGCGGACGCGCTGCTGGGCGCCCCGTTCGCGCCGCTCCATGGAGGCGGCAGCCTGCACTACGCGTTGGCCCGCAAGGGCGGAACGCGCTCTACCGCCGGCTCATCCAGTGGCTTCCACTCCTGGGCGCGGACATCCGTGAGCTCCGTGTCGGCCTCCCCGAGCCGCTTCCGTGGCGCAGCAGCCACCTCAAGCACCGACTCCCTAGACACGCTGAGTAACGGACCGGAGGGCTGCGTGGTGGCAGCAGCCGCGGCCCGCAGCGAGAAGGAGCAGCTGCAGGCGCTGAATGACCGCTTCGCGGGCTACATCGACAAGGTACGGCAGCTCGAGGCTCACAACCGCAGCCTGGAAGGCGAGGCGGCGGCCCTGCGGCAGCAGCACGCTGGCCGCGCCGCCATGGGCGAGCTGTACGAGCGAGAGGTGCGCGAGATGCGCGGCGCTGTGCTGCGCCTGGGCGCGGCGCGCGGCCAGCTGCGCCTGGAGCAGGAGCACCTGCTCGAAGACATTGCGCACGTGCGCCAGCGCCTAGACGACGAGGCCCGGCAGCGGGAAGAAGCCGAGGCGGCGGCGCGCGCACTCGCGCGCTTTGCGCAAGAGGCCGAGGCGGCGCGCGTCGAGCTGCAGAAGAAGGCGCAAGCGCTGCAGGAAGAGTGCGGCTACCTGCGGCGTCACCACCAGGAGGAGGTGGGCGAGCTGCTCGGCCAGATCCAGGGCTGCGGCGccgcgcaggcgcaggcgcaggccgAGGCGCGCGACGCCCTGAAGTGCGACGTGACGTCGGCGCTGCGCGAGATCCGCGCGCAACTTGAAGGCCACGCGGTGCAGAGCACTCTGCAGTCGGAGGAGTGGTTCCGAG TGAGGCTGGACCGACTATCAGAGGCAGCCAAGGTGAACACAGACGCCATGCGCTCAGCCCAGGAGGAGATAACAGAGTATCGCCGGCAGCTGCAGGCTAGGACCACAGAGCTGGAGGCACTCAAAGGCACCAAGGACTCACTAGAGAGGCAGCGCTCTGAACTGGAGGACCGTCATCAGGCTGACATCGCATCCTACCag GAGGCCATCCAGCAGCTGGACACTGAGCTGAGGAACACCAAGTGGGAGATGGCAGCCCAGCTCCGAGAGTACCAGGACCTGCTCAATGTCAAGATGGCTCTGGATATTGAGATTGCCGCTTACAG AAAACTCCTGGAGGGTGAAGAATGTCGGATTGGCTTTGGCCCCAGTCCTTTCTCCCTTCCAGAAGGACTCCCCAAAATTCCCTCTACATCCACTCACATAAAGGTCAAAAGTGAAGAGAAGATCAAAGTGGTagaaaagtcagagaaggaaaCCGTGATTTTGGAGGAACAGACAGAGGAGATCCAAGTGACTGAAGAAGTGactgaagaagaagagaaagaggccaaagaggagaaaggtgaggaagaggaagcagaagagggagaagaagaaacaaagtctCCCCCAGCAGAAGAGGCTGCAtctccagagaaggaagaggccAAGTCCCCAGAAAAGGCTAAGTCCCCCATGAAAGAAGAAGCAAAATCACCAGCTGAGGCCAAGTCCCCAGTGAAGGAAGAGGCCAAGTCTCCAGCTGAGGTGAAGTCCCCTGAGAAAGCTAAATCCCCCATGAAAGAAGAAGCAAAATCTCCAACGGAGGTGAAATCCCCAGAGAAGGCCAAGTCCCCAGCTAAGGAAGAAGCAAAGTCCCCTGTGGAGGCCAAGTCCCCCGAAAAGGCCAAGTCTCCAGTAAAGGAAGAGGCCAAGTCCCCTGAGAAGGCCAAGTCCCCAGTGAAGGAGGAG GCCAAGTCCCCAGAGAAGGCCAAGTCCCCAGTGAAGGAGGAG GCCAAGTCCCCTGAGAAGGCCAAGTCCCCAGTGAAGGAGGAGGCCAAGTCCCCCGAGAAGGCCAAGTCCCCAGTGAAGGAGGAGGCCAAGTCCCCTGAAAAGGCCAAGTCCCCAGAGAAGGCCAAGTCCCCGGTGAAGGAGGAGGCCAAGTCCCCAGAGAAGGCCAAGTCCCCTGAGAAAGCCAAGTCCCCAGTGAAGGAGGAGGCCAAGTCCCCTGAGAAGGCCAAGTCCCCAGAGAAGGTCAAATCTCCTGTGAAAGAAGAGACCAAGGCTCCTGAGAAAGAGGTCACAAAGAAGGAAGAGGCAAAGTCCCCcataaaggaggaagagaaacccCAGGAAGTGAAAGTCAAAGAGCCCgcaaagaaggcagaggaagagaaagctccAGCCACACCAAAAACTGAGGAGAAGAAGGACAGCAAGAAAGATGAGGTGCCAAAGAAGGAGGCTCCAAAGCCTGAGGTCCCCGAAAAGAAGGAGCCTGCTGTGGAGAAACCCAAAGAATCCAAAGTTGAAGCCAAGAAAGAGACTGAAGATAAGAAAAAAGCAGTGACCCCAGAGAAGGAGGTTCCTGCCAAGGTGAAGGAAGAAGCCAAACCCAAAGAGAAGGCTGAGGTGGCCAAGAAGGAGCAAGATGATGCCAAGGCCAAAGAACCCAGCAAAGCAGCAGAGAAGGAGCCAGAAAAGCCAAAGAAGGAAGGGACACCTGCAGCACCCGAGAAAAAAGATGTCAAGGAGGAGAAGACCCCAGAAGCCAAGAAATCTGAGGAGAAACCCAAAGCAGAGGCCCCAGCCAAAGAAGAGCCCAGCAAGGAGGCCCCCACACCTGGCAAAGCCAAGACAGAAAAGGCTGAGAAATCCTCTAGCACAGACCAAAAAGACAGCAGGCCTGCAGAGAAGGCCACAGAAGacaaggcctccaagggggagaaGTAA
- the NEFH gene encoding neurofilament heavy polypeptide isoform X8, with the protein MMSFSGADALLGAPFAPLHGGGSLHYALARKGGTRSTAGSSSGFHSWARTSVSSVSASPSRFRGAAATSSTDSLDTLSNGPEGCVVAAAAARSEKEQLQALNDRFAGYIDKVRQLEAHNRSLEGEAAALRQQHAGRAAMGELYEREVREMRGAVLRLGAARGQLRLEQEHLLEDIAHVRQRLDDEARQREEAEAAARALARFAQEAEAARVELQKKAQALQEECGYLRRHHQEEVGELLGQIQGCGAAQAQAQAEARDALKCDVTSALREIRAQLEGHAVQSTLQSEEWFRVRLDRLSEAAKVNTDAMRSAQEEITEYRRQLQARTTELEALKGTKDSLERQRSELEDRHQADIASYQEAIQQLDTELRNTKWEMAAQLREYQDLLNVKMALDIEIAAYRKLLEGEECRIGFGPSPFSLPEGLPKIPSTSTHIKVKSEEKIKVVEKSEKETVILEEQTEEIQVTEEVTEEEEKEAKEEKGEEEEAEEGEEETKSPPAEEAASPEKEEAKSPEKAKSPMKEEAKSPAEAKSPVKEEAKSPAEVKSPEKAKSPMKEEAKSPTEVKSPEKAKSPAKEEAKSPVEAKSPEKAKSPVKEEAKSPEKAKSPVKEEAKSPEKAKSPVKEEAKSPEKAKSPEKAKSPVKEEAKSPEKAKSPVKEEAKSPEKAKSPVKEEAKSPEKTKSPVKEEAKSPEKAKSPEKAKSPVKEEAKSPEKAKSPVKEEAKSPEKAKSPVKEEAKSPEKAKSPVKEEAKSPEKAKSPVKEEAKSPEKPKSPVKEEAKSPEKAKSPVKEEAKSPEKAKSPVKEEAKSPEKAKSPEKAKSPVKEEAKSPEKAKSPEKAKSPVKEEAKSPEKAKSPEKVKSPVKEETKAPEKEVTKKEEAKSPIKEEEKPQEVKVKEPAKKAEEEKAPATPKTEEKKDSKKDEVPKKEAPKPEVPEKKEPAVEKPKESKVEAKKETEDKKKAVTPEKEVPAKVKEEAKPKEKAEVAKKEQDDAKAKEPSKAAEKEPEKPKKEGTPAAPEKKDVKEEKTPEAKKSEEKPKAEAPAKEEPSKEAPTPGKAKTEKAEKSSSTDQKDSRPAEKATEDKASKGEK; encoded by the exons ATGATGAGCTTCAGCGGCGCGGACGCGCTGCTGGGCGCCCCGTTCGCGCCGCTCCATGGAGGCGGCAGCCTGCACTACGCGTTGGCCCGCAAGGGCGGAACGCGCTCTACCGCCGGCTCATCCAGTGGCTTCCACTCCTGGGCGCGGACATCCGTGAGCTCCGTGTCGGCCTCCCCGAGCCGCTTCCGTGGCGCAGCAGCCACCTCAAGCACCGACTCCCTAGACACGCTGAGTAACGGACCGGAGGGCTGCGTGGTGGCAGCAGCCGCGGCCCGCAGCGAGAAGGAGCAGCTGCAGGCGCTGAATGACCGCTTCGCGGGCTACATCGACAAGGTACGGCAGCTCGAGGCTCACAACCGCAGCCTGGAAGGCGAGGCGGCGGCCCTGCGGCAGCAGCACGCTGGCCGCGCCGCCATGGGCGAGCTGTACGAGCGAGAGGTGCGCGAGATGCGCGGCGCTGTGCTGCGCCTGGGCGCGGCGCGCGGCCAGCTGCGCCTGGAGCAGGAGCACCTGCTCGAAGACATTGCGCACGTGCGCCAGCGCCTAGACGACGAGGCCCGGCAGCGGGAAGAAGCCGAGGCGGCGGCGCGCGCACTCGCGCGCTTTGCGCAAGAGGCCGAGGCGGCGCGCGTCGAGCTGCAGAAGAAGGCGCAAGCGCTGCAGGAAGAGTGCGGCTACCTGCGGCGTCACCACCAGGAGGAGGTGGGCGAGCTGCTCGGCCAGATCCAGGGCTGCGGCGccgcgcaggcgcaggcgcaggccgAGGCGCGCGACGCCCTGAAGTGCGACGTGACGTCGGCGCTGCGCGAGATCCGCGCGCAACTTGAAGGCCACGCGGTGCAGAGCACTCTGCAGTCGGAGGAGTGGTTCCGAG TGAGGCTGGACCGACTATCAGAGGCAGCCAAGGTGAACACAGACGCCATGCGCTCAGCCCAGGAGGAGATAACAGAGTATCGCCGGCAGCTGCAGGCTAGGACCACAGAGCTGGAGGCACTCAAAGGCACCAAGGACTCACTAGAGAGGCAGCGCTCTGAACTGGAGGACCGTCATCAGGCTGACATCGCATCCTACCag GAGGCCATCCAGCAGCTGGACACTGAGCTGAGGAACACCAAGTGGGAGATGGCAGCCCAGCTCCGAGAGTACCAGGACCTGCTCAATGTCAAGATGGCTCTGGATATTGAGATTGCCGCTTACAG AAAACTCCTGGAGGGTGAAGAATGTCGGATTGGCTTTGGCCCCAGTCCTTTCTCCCTTCCAGAAGGACTCCCCAAAATTCCCTCTACATCCACTCACATAAAGGTCAAAAGTGAAGAGAAGATCAAAGTGGTagaaaagtcagagaaggaaaCCGTGATTTTGGAGGAACAGACAGAGGAGATCCAAGTGACTGAAGAAGTGactgaagaagaagagaaagaggccaaagaggagaaaggtgaggaagaggaagcagaagagggagaagaagaaacaaagtctCCCCCAGCAGAAGAGGCTGCAtctccagagaaggaagaggccAAGTCCCCAGAAAAGGCTAAGTCCCCCATGAAAGAAGAAGCAAAATCACCAGCTGAGGCCAAGTCCCCAGTGAAGGAAGAGGCCAAGTCTCCAGCTGAGGTGAAGTCCCCTGAGAAAGCTAAATCCCCCATGAAAGAAGAAGCAAAATCTCCAACGGAGGTGAAATCCCCAGAGAAGGCCAAGTCCCCAGCTAAGGAAGAAGCAAAGTCCCCTGTGGAGGCCAAGTCCCCCGAAAAGGCCAAGTCTCCAGTAAAGGAAGAGGCCAAGTCCCCTGAGAAGGCCAAGTCCCCAGTGAAGGAGGAGGCCAAGTCCCCAGAGAAGGCCAAGTCCCCGGTGAAGGAGGAGGCCAAGTCCCCTGAGAAGGCCAAGTCCCCAGAGAAGGCCAAGTCCCCGGTGAAGGAGGAGGCCAAGTCCCCTGAGAAGGCCAAGTCCCCGGTGAAGGAGGAGGCCAAGTCCCCAGAGAAGGCCAAGTCCCCAGTGAAGGAGGAGGCCAAGTCCCCCGAGAAGACCAAGTCCCCAGTGAAGGAGGAGGCCAAGTCCCCAGAGAAGGCCAAGTCCCCCGAGAAGGCCAAGTCTCCAGTGAAGGAGGAGGCCAAGTCCCCTGAGAAGGCCAAGTCTCCAGTGAAGGAGGAGGCCAAGTCCCCTGAGAAGGCCAAGTCCCCGGTGAAGGAGGAAGCCAAATCCCCAGAGAAGGCCAAGTCTCCAGTGAAGGAGGAGGCCAAGTCCCCTGAGAAGGCCAAATCCCCAGTGAAGGAGGAGGCCAAGTCCCCAGAGAAGCCCAAGTCCCCGGTGAAGGAGGAG GCCAAGTCCCCTGAGAAGGCCAAGTCCCCAGTGAAGGAGGAGGCCAAGTCCCCCGAGAAGGCCAAGTCCCCAGTGAAGGAGGAGGCCAAGTCCCCTGAAAAGGCCAAGTCCCCAGAGAAGGCCAAGTCCCCGGTGAAGGAGGAGGCCAAGTCCCCAGAGAAGGCCAAGTCCCCTGAGAAAGCCAAGTCCCCAGTGAAGGAGGAGGCCAAGTCCCCTGAGAAGGCCAAGTCCCCAGAGAAGGTCAAATCTCCTGTGAAAGAAGAGACCAAGGCTCCTGAGAAAGAGGTCACAAAGAAGGAAGAGGCAAAGTCCCCcataaaggaggaagagaaacccCAGGAAGTGAAAGTCAAAGAGCCCgcaaagaaggcagaggaagagaaagctccAGCCACACCAAAAACTGAGGAGAAGAAGGACAGCAAGAAAGATGAGGTGCCAAAGAAGGAGGCTCCAAAGCCTGAGGTCCCCGAAAAGAAGGAGCCTGCTGTGGAGAAACCCAAAGAATCCAAAGTTGAAGCCAAGAAAGAGACTGAAGATAAGAAAAAAGCAGTGACCCCAGAGAAGGAGGTTCCTGCCAAGGTGAAGGAAGAAGCCAAACCCAAAGAGAAGGCTGAGGTGGCCAAGAAGGAGCAAGATGATGCCAAGGCCAAAGAACCCAGCAAAGCAGCAGAGAAGGAGCCAGAAAAGCCAAAGAAGGAAGGGACACCTGCAGCACCCGAGAAAAAAGATGTCAAGGAGGAGAAGACCCCAGAAGCCAAGAAATCTGAGGAGAAACCCAAAGCAGAGGCCCCAGCCAAAGAAGAGCCCAGCAAGGAGGCCCCCACACCTGGCAAAGCCAAGACAGAAAAGGCTGAGAAATCCTCTAGCACAGACCAAAAAGACAGCAGGCCTGCAGAGAAGGCCACAGAAGacaaggcctccaagggggagaaGTAA
- the NEFH gene encoding neurofilament heavy polypeptide isoform X5 — MMSFSGADALLGAPFAPLHGGGSLHYALARKGGTRSTAGSSSGFHSWARTSVSSVSASPSRFRGAAATSSTDSLDTLSNGPEGCVVAAAAARSEKEQLQALNDRFAGYIDKVRQLEAHNRSLEGEAAALRQQHAGRAAMGELYEREVREMRGAVLRLGAARGQLRLEQEHLLEDIAHVRQRLDDEARQREEAEAAARALARFAQEAEAARVELQKKAQALQEECGYLRRHHQEEVGELLGQIQGCGAAQAQAQAEARDALKCDVTSALREIRAQLEGHAVQSTLQSEEWFRVRLDRLSEAAKVNTDAMRSAQEEITEYRRQLQARTTELEALKGTKDSLERQRSELEDRHQADIASYQEAIQQLDTELRNTKWEMAAQLREYQDLLNVKMALDIEIAAYRKLLEGEECRIGFGPSPFSLPEGLPKIPSTSTHIKVKSEEKIKVVEKSEKETVILEEQTEEIQVTEEVTEEEEKEAKEEKGEEEEAEEGEEETKSPPAEEAASPEKEEAKSPEKAKSPMKEEAKSPAEAKSPVKEEAKSPAEVKSPEKAKSPMKEEAKSPTEVKSPEKAKSPAKEEAKSPVEAKSPEKAKSPVKEEAKSPEKAKSPVKEEAKSPEKAKSPVKEEAKSPEKAKSPEKAKSPVKEEAKSPEKAKSPVKEEAKSPEKAKSPVKEEAKSPEKTKSPVKEEAKSPEKAKSPEKAKSPVKEEAKSPEKAKSPVKEEAKSPEKAKSPVKEEAKSPEKAKSPVKEEAKSPEKAKSPVKEEAKSPEKAKSPVKEEAKSPEKAKSPVKEEAKSPEKAKSPVKEEAKSPEKAKSPVKEEAKSPEKAKSPEKAKSPVKEEAKSPEKAKSPEKAKSPVKEEAKSPEKAKSPEKVKSPVKEETKAPEKEVTKKEEAKSPIKEEEKPQEVKVKEPAKKAEEEKAPATPKTEEKKDSKKDEVPKKEAPKPEVPEKKEPAVEKPKESKVEAKKETEDKKKAVTPEKEVPAKVKEEAKPKEKAEVAKKEQDDAKAKEPSKAAEKEPEKPKKEGTPAAPEKKDVKEEKTPEAKKSEEKPKAEAPAKEEPSKEAPTPGKAKTEKAEKSSSTDQKDSRPAEKATEDKASKGEK; from the exons ATGATGAGCTTCAGCGGCGCGGACGCGCTGCTGGGCGCCCCGTTCGCGCCGCTCCATGGAGGCGGCAGCCTGCACTACGCGTTGGCCCGCAAGGGCGGAACGCGCTCTACCGCCGGCTCATCCAGTGGCTTCCACTCCTGGGCGCGGACATCCGTGAGCTCCGTGTCGGCCTCCCCGAGCCGCTTCCGTGGCGCAGCAGCCACCTCAAGCACCGACTCCCTAGACACGCTGAGTAACGGACCGGAGGGCTGCGTGGTGGCAGCAGCCGCGGCCCGCAGCGAGAAGGAGCAGCTGCAGGCGCTGAATGACCGCTTCGCGGGCTACATCGACAAGGTACGGCAGCTCGAGGCTCACAACCGCAGCCTGGAAGGCGAGGCGGCGGCCCTGCGGCAGCAGCACGCTGGCCGCGCCGCCATGGGCGAGCTGTACGAGCGAGAGGTGCGCGAGATGCGCGGCGCTGTGCTGCGCCTGGGCGCGGCGCGCGGCCAGCTGCGCCTGGAGCAGGAGCACCTGCTCGAAGACATTGCGCACGTGCGCCAGCGCCTAGACGACGAGGCCCGGCAGCGGGAAGAAGCCGAGGCGGCGGCGCGCGCACTCGCGCGCTTTGCGCAAGAGGCCGAGGCGGCGCGCGTCGAGCTGCAGAAGAAGGCGCAAGCGCTGCAGGAAGAGTGCGGCTACCTGCGGCGTCACCACCAGGAGGAGGTGGGCGAGCTGCTCGGCCAGATCCAGGGCTGCGGCGccgcgcaggcgcaggcgcaggccgAGGCGCGCGACGCCCTGAAGTGCGACGTGACGTCGGCGCTGCGCGAGATCCGCGCGCAACTTGAAGGCCACGCGGTGCAGAGCACTCTGCAGTCGGAGGAGTGGTTCCGAG TGAGGCTGGACCGACTATCAGAGGCAGCCAAGGTGAACACAGACGCCATGCGCTCAGCCCAGGAGGAGATAACAGAGTATCGCCGGCAGCTGCAGGCTAGGACCACAGAGCTGGAGGCACTCAAAGGCACCAAGGACTCACTAGAGAGGCAGCGCTCTGAACTGGAGGACCGTCATCAGGCTGACATCGCATCCTACCag GAGGCCATCCAGCAGCTGGACACTGAGCTGAGGAACACCAAGTGGGAGATGGCAGCCCAGCTCCGAGAGTACCAGGACCTGCTCAATGTCAAGATGGCTCTGGATATTGAGATTGCCGCTTACAG AAAACTCCTGGAGGGTGAAGAATGTCGGATTGGCTTTGGCCCCAGTCCTTTCTCCCTTCCAGAAGGACTCCCCAAAATTCCCTCTACATCCACTCACATAAAGGTCAAAAGTGAAGAGAAGATCAAAGTGGTagaaaagtcagagaaggaaaCCGTGATTTTGGAGGAACAGACAGAGGAGATCCAAGTGACTGAAGAAGTGactgaagaagaagagaaagaggccaaagaggagaaaggtgaggaagaggaagcagaagagggagaagaagaaacaaagtctCCCCCAGCAGAAGAGGCTGCAtctccagagaaggaagaggccAAGTCCCCAGAAAAGGCTAAGTCCCCCATGAAAGAAGAAGCAAAATCACCAGCTGAGGCCAAGTCCCCAGTGAAGGAAGAGGCCAAGTCTCCAGCTGAGGTGAAGTCCCCTGAGAAAGCTAAATCCCCCATGAAAGAAGAAGCAAAATCTCCAACGGAGGTGAAATCCCCAGAGAAGGCCAAGTCCCCAGCTAAGGAAGAAGCAAAGTCCCCTGTGGAGGCCAAGTCCCCCGAAAAGGCCAAGTCTCCAGTAAAGGAAGAGGCCAAGTCCCCTGAGAAGGCCAAGTCCCCAGTGAAGGAGGAGGCCAAGTCCCCAGAGAAGGCCAAGTCCCCGGTGAAGGAGGAGGCCAAGTCCCCTGAGAAGGCCAAGTCCCCAGAGAAGGCCAAGTCCCCGGTGAAGGAGGAGGCCAAGTCCCCTGAGAAGGCCAAGTCCCCGGTGAAGGAGGAGGCCAAGTCCCCAGAGAAGGCCAAGTCCCCAGTGAAGGAGGAGGCCAAGTCCCCCGAGAAGACCAAGTCCCCAGTGAAGGAGGAGGCCAAGTCCCCAGAGAAGGCCAAGTCCCCCGAGAAGGCCAAGTCTCCAGTGAAGGAGGAGGCCAAGTCCCCTGAGAAGGCCAAGTCTCCAGTGAAGGAGGAGGCCAAGTCCCCTGAGAAGGCCAAGTCCCCGGTGAAGGAGGAAGCCAAATCCCCAGAGAAGGCCAAGTCTCCAGTGAAGGAGGAGGCCAAGTCCCCTGAGAAGGCCAAATCCCCAGTGAAGGAGGAG GCCAAGTCCCCTGAGAAGGCCAAGTCCCCGGTGAAGGAGGAGGCCAAGTCCCCTGAGAAGGCCAAGTCCCCGGTGAAGGAGGAGGCCAAGTCCCCTGAGAAGGCCAAGTCCCCAGTGAAGGAGGAGGCCAAGTCCCCCGAGAAGGCCAAGTCCCCAGTGAAGGAGGAGGCCAAGTCCCCTGAAAAGGCCAAGTCCCCAGAGAAGGCCAAGTCCCCGGTGAAGGAGGAGGCCAAGTCCCCAGAGAAGGCCAAGTCCCCTGAGAAAGCCAAGTCCCCAGTGAAGGAGGAGGCCAAGTCCCCTGAGAAGGCCAAGTCCCCAGAGAAGGTCAAATCTCCTGTGAAAGAAGAGACCAAGGCTCCTGAGAAAGAGGTCACAAAGAAGGAAGAGGCAAAGTCCCCcataaaggaggaagagaaacccCAGGAAGTGAAAGTCAAAGAGCCCgcaaagaaggcagaggaagagaaagctccAGCCACACCAAAAACTGAGGAGAAGAAGGACAGCAAGAAAGATGAGGTGCCAAAGAAGGAGGCTCCAAAGCCTGAGGTCCCCGAAAAGAAGGAGCCTGCTGTGGAGAAACCCAAAGAATCCAAAGTTGAAGCCAAGAAAGAGACTGAAGATAAGAAAAAAGCAGTGACCCCAGAGAAGGAGGTTCCTGCCAAGGTGAAGGAAGAAGCCAAACCCAAAGAGAAGGCTGAGGTGGCCAAGAAGGAGCAAGATGATGCCAAGGCCAAAGAACCCAGCAAAGCAGCAGAGAAGGAGCCAGAAAAGCCAAAGAAGGAAGGGACACCTGCAGCACCCGAGAAAAAAGATGTCAAGGAGGAGAAGACCCCAGAAGCCAAGAAATCTGAGGAGAAACCCAAAGCAGAGGCCCCAGCCAAAGAAGAGCCCAGCAAGGAGGCCCCCACACCTGGCAAAGCCAAGACAGAAAAGGCTGAGAAATCCTCTAGCACAGACCAAAAAGACAGCAGGCCTGCAGAGAAGGCCACAGAAGacaaggcctccaagggggagaaGTAA